Proteins encoded by one window of Fusobacterium mortiferum ATCC 9817:
- a CDS encoding pyridoxal phosphate-dependent aminotransferase produces the protein MKISNRAIEMNFSPIRKLIPLADEAEKRGVKVYKLNIGQPNIVTPDSFFEGLHNYQEKIVTYSDSKGILKLRESFVKSYKASGIDIDVDDILITQGGSEAILFILMSICNEGDEVLVPEPFYSNYSSFSTFSGAKVKPIPTTIENNFHLPSQEEIESLITPTTRAIMFSNPVNPTGTIYTEEEIRMIGEIAKKHDLYIIADEVYRQFVYDDVPYTSVMKMEDLKDRVILVDSISKHYSACGARIGLIASKNHELMNYILKFCQARLCVSTIEQHAAANLINTMDSYFEDVKLKYKSRRDLLYGYLKKIPGVICSKPQGAFYIFAKLPVDNAEKFAKWLLTDYSYEGKTLLIAPGPGFYQTPGKGTQEVRFSFCTNVDDIENAMIVLRRALEEYNRK, from the coding sequence ATGAAAATATCCAACAGAGCAATAGAAATGAATTTTTCACCAATAAGAAAGTTGATACCTCTTGCGGACGAAGCGGAAAAGAGAGGAGTTAAAGTATATAAATTAAATATAGGGCAACCTAACATTGTAACACCTGACTCATTTTTTGAAGGATTACATAATTATCAAGAGAAAATTGTAACATATTCAGATTCAAAAGGAATTTTAAAATTAAGAGAGAGCTTTGTAAAAAGTTATAAAGCAAGTGGAATAGATATAGATGTAGATGATATACTTATCACTCAAGGAGGAAGTGAGGCTATACTATTTATACTTATGTCTATTTGTAACGAGGGAGATGAAGTATTAGTACCAGAGCCTTTCTATTCTAACTACTCAAGCTTCTCTACATTTTCAGGAGCAAAAGTTAAACCTATTCCAACTACAATAGAAAACAATTTCCATCTACCTTCTCAAGAAGAGATAGAGAGCCTAATCACTCCTACAACTAGAGCTATAATGTTCTCTAATCCTGTAAATCCAACAGGAACTATATATACAGAAGAAGAGATAAGAATGATAGGAGAGATAGCTAAAAAACATGATTTATACATCATAGCTGATGAGGTATATAGACAATTTGTATATGATGATGTACCTTATACTTCTGTTATGAAAATGGAAGATTTAAAAGATAGAGTAATACTAGTAGATAGTATATCTAAACACTACAGTGCTTGTGGAGCAAGAATTGGACTTATAGCTAGTAAAAATCATGAGTTAATGAACTATATTTTAAAGTTCTGTCAAGCTAGACTATGTGTTTCTACAATAGAGCAACATGCAGCAGCAAATCTTATTAATACTATGGATAGTTATTTTGAAGATGTAAAATTAAAATATAAGAGCAGAAGAGATTTATTATATGGATACTTAAAGAAAATACCAGGAGTAATCTGTTCAAAACCTCAAGGAGCTTTCTATATTTTTGCTAAACTTCCAGTGGATAATGCAGAAAAATTTGCTAAATGGCTATTAACAGATTATTCATATGAAGGAAAAACTTTACTTATAGCTCCAGGACCTGGATTCTATCAAACACCAGGAAAGGGAACGCAAGAGGTAAGATTTTCTTTCTGTACAAATGTAGATGATATAGAAAATGCTATGATAGTTTTAAGAAGAGCATTAGAAGAATATAATAGAAAATAA